A stretch of Candidatus Vicinibacter affinis DNA encodes these proteins:
- a CDS encoding helix-turn-helix transcriptional regulator — protein sequence MPDSKNTPKGQDYGDHIKDIQLQLINDVAYVPDIQPAFEKGKIYLLFCLEGASTFAFGPVYQRVLNAGKVFMIYNPDTDLPYRQTLSEGTRLVKLKMSLDHLHQLFVPELQDAPVFNPENVNRKYYEEKEIPGELIVILHQLFEIKLPANTLRLFLQGKAIEILSLFFSGSKPDTETCPFLNDEFTVRKIKKAKELLIQSYSNPPTITELAKAIGLNEFQLKVGFKEIYGNSPYQYLLDHKLEIARQLLTQDKMQVGEVADRIGYTNTSHFIAAFKRKYGLTPKKMMS from the coding sequence ATGCCTGATTCAAAAAATACCCCAAAAGGTCAGGATTATGGCGATCACATAAAGGACATTCAACTCCAACTTATCAATGACGTCGCTTATGTCCCGGATATTCAGCCAGCCTTTGAAAAAGGTAAAATCTATCTGCTCTTCTGTCTGGAAGGTGCATCCACGTTTGCTTTCGGCCCGGTATACCAGCGTGTACTAAATGCCGGCAAGGTTTTTATGATTTACAATCCGGATACAGACCTCCCCTACCGCCAAACACTGAGTGAAGGCACGCGTTTGGTGAAACTCAAAATGTCTCTTGATCACCTCCATCAATTATTTGTTCCGGAACTCCAGGATGCTCCGGTTTTCAATCCGGAAAATGTGAACAGAAAATATTACGAGGAAAAAGAAATCCCCGGCGAACTCATTGTCATTTTACACCAACTCTTTGAAATCAAACTTCCTGCCAACACCTTGCGATTATTTCTTCAGGGAAAGGCCATAGAAATCCTCAGTCTCTTTTTTTCTGGTTCAAAACCCGATACCGAAACCTGCCCTTTCCTGAATGATGAATTCACCGTACGAAAAATAAAAAAAGCAAAAGAACTTCTTATCCAATCCTATTCCAATCCACCTACCATAACAGAACTCGCAAAAGCAATTGGACTGAATGAATTCCAATTAAAAGTTGGCTTCAAGGAAATTTATGGAAACAGTCCTTATCAATATCTTCTCGACCACAAACTGGAAATCGCCAGACAACTTTTGACTCAGGATAAAATGCAAGTGGGTGAAGTCGCTGACCGGATAGGATATACGAATACAAGTCATTTCATTGCCGCATTTAAAAGAAAATACGGATTGACACCTAAGAAAATGATGAGCTAA
- a CDS encoding TonB-dependent receptor — protein MRKFALIGLWIFIIGQVCGQRDSVQLSEIMITATRTERLLSAVPMPFQMIPGKNIKAIGSTRLQDILGEQAGLIIVPQVNGLGNGLQIQGLNPDYTLILIDGEPLIGRYAGTLELSRITTGNIRKIEIVKGPSSSLYGSEALAGVINIITDQPLVDKLNAGVRYGLRNTLDLSAQGNVAREKWRLSLFGNRYSTDGYDLSPDIFGQTVSPFSNYTFQSRLVLNPTAHQEINLSTKYFQEDQHNEYQVLAGGDSIKVNGSGKVSDFSFNPFYKYSWNNQTHVIARIYSTYYRTSTELYKQEDGMLHYTDDFNQFFMRPELQATCRFLPHQKWTAGTGYILETVNTSRYGDDNKKKQDTYYGFLQHEWDPNVHFTLVSGLRFDHNSSYRSQWSPKLAAQFSFNSKHSIKASVGSGFKAPDFRQLYLNFNNAAAGYSVFGSDVVTKEIENLQAAGRIQQILSPLETMGHISPEQSFAINIGSQHQLNQFIKVDVNLFRNDLKGLIETIPVALTTDQRLIYSYTNIKKAFTQGIEINTNYSGIKNLGIQLGYQYLEAKDKEVLNEVKKGLVYGRDPQTLESYRLKSSDYLGLSNRSRHNATLKFFYEFPKYGMDLNVRFVYRGAFGITNTAGNVSGVLIPSSDRNGNAILDSYDQLVKGYTLTNLTMGKKWRDRYKIQLVCENLFNYRDALHIPNLIGRNLFIHFQYQFIKS, from the coding sequence ATGAGGAAGTTTGCGCTAATTGGATTGTGGATATTTATAATAGGACAGGTGTGCGGTCAACGTGATTCCGTTCAATTATCCGAAATCATGATAACCGCGACCCGCACGGAACGGCTCCTTTCTGCGGTACCGATGCCTTTTCAAATGATTCCGGGTAAAAATATCAAGGCTATAGGTTCTACCCGGTTGCAGGATATACTGGGGGAACAGGCTGGTTTGATCATTGTTCCGCAGGTGAATGGCCTGGGGAATGGTCTTCAGATACAGGGGCTAAACCCGGATTATACCTTGATTCTCATTGATGGAGAACCTCTTATAGGGCGATATGCCGGTACACTTGAGTTAAGTCGAATAACAACCGGCAACATCCGAAAAATTGAAATTGTCAAAGGACCTTCTTCCAGTCTTTATGGATCAGAGGCTTTGGCCGGAGTCATCAACATCATTACTGATCAGCCATTGGTTGATAAGTTGAATGCAGGTGTCCGATATGGATTAAGAAATACGCTTGATCTGAGTGCACAAGGTAATGTAGCGCGTGAAAAGTGGCGCCTTTCTCTGTTTGGAAATCGGTACAGCACCGATGGTTACGATTTATCACCAGATATTTTTGGTCAGACGGTATCTCCCTTTTCAAATTATACCTTTCAGTCAAGATTGGTGTTGAATCCAACCGCTCATCAGGAGATCAACCTCAGTACCAAATACTTTCAGGAGGACCAGCACAATGAGTATCAAGTATTGGCCGGTGGGGATTCAATAAAAGTGAATGGTTCCGGCAAGGTCAGTGATTTTAGTTTTAATCCTTTTTACAAATATTCCTGGAACAATCAAACACATGTCATAGCAAGGATATACTCTACTTATTACCGTACTTCCACTGAATTGTACAAACAGGAAGATGGAATGCTTCATTATACCGATGATTTCAACCAGTTTTTTATGAGACCTGAATTGCAGGCCACCTGTAGGTTTTTACCTCATCAGAAGTGGACTGCAGGAACTGGTTACATTTTGGAAACTGTGAATACTTCACGTTATGGCGATGATAACAAAAAAAAGCAGGACACGTACTATGGATTTTTGCAACATGAATGGGATCCGAATGTACATTTCACATTGGTGAGTGGCTTGCGATTTGATCACAACAGTTCCTATAGATCACAGTGGTCACCAAAACTTGCTGCACAATTTTCTTTCAACTCAAAACATTCCATCAAAGCTTCTGTGGGGAGCGGTTTCAAGGCCCCCGATTTCAGACAGCTTTATTTGAATTTCAATAATGCAGCAGCAGGATATTCAGTTTTTGGTTCTGATGTGGTTACCAAAGAAATTGAGAATCTCCAGGCTGCGGGAAGAATTCAACAAATCTTAAGCCCATTGGAAACGATGGGGCACATATCACCGGAACAATCATTTGCGATAAACATAGGATCACAACACCAATTAAATCAGTTTATTAAAGTTGATGTCAATCTATTTAGAAATGATTTGAAAGGATTGATAGAAACTATTCCGGTAGCCTTGACCACCGATCAGAGATTGATTTACAGTTATACCAATATTAAAAAAGCCTTTACTCAGGGGATAGAAATAAATACAAACTACAGTGGTATAAAAAATCTCGGAATTCAATTGGGTTATCAGTACCTGGAAGCAAAAGATAAAGAAGTTTTAAATGAAGTTAAAAAAGGGCTGGTCTACGGTCGTGATCCCCAGACATTGGAATCCTACAGGCTCAAAAGTTCAGATTACCTTGGGCTTTCCAACAGATCACGACACAATGCTACTCTAAAATTTTTCTACGAATTTCCTAAATATGGAATGGATCTTAACGTAAGATTCGTGTACCGTGGAGCCTTTGGCATTACCAATACTGCGGGCAATGTATCCGGTGTTTTGATCCCTTCTTCAGACCGCAATGGAAATGCAATTCTTGATTCCTATGATCAGTTGGTAAAAGGTTATACGCTTACCAATTTAACCATGGGAAAAAAATGGAGGGACCGGTATAAAATTCAACTGGTCTGCGAAAATTTATTCAATTACAGAGATGCATTGCACATTCCAAATCTTATTGGCAGAAATCTGTTCATACATTTTCAATATCAATTTATTAAATCTTAA